The Candidatus Hinthialibacter antarcticus genome includes the window TAGCCATAAGCCGAGAGGCCATAAGCCTGCATTGCAGGCGATGAACCCAAGCCAGTGCCATCGCGGGCCGACGCAATAAATCGACAACGAACGCAGCCAATCAATCAGCAGCGCCGGGAGTGATGCAATCCATAGAAGAACAGCCTTTAATTGGTCCATAGTCGTTGTCATCTATTTTTCATACGGAAACGTCTCGTTTATTTCAGCGTCTGAAAGTTCTTTGATATAAGTCCCCAGGCGCTCTTTGAGAATTTCAAGAACCTGTTTGCCTTTGTCTGCGCTGGCTCTGCTTGGATCGCCGACGCCGGAATTGGTGGTGACAATGTCCCAGGGGCGGGTGATTTGCACCCAGCCTTGATTGATGGCTTCGAAATTGGATGATTTGACAGCGCCGCTATCGGCTAGTGATACGTCGACCAATTCGGGGAAACAGTGCATGGCGATGCTGGTTTCCATTTCGCCCGCGTGGTCGTCGGGGTTTTCGAAAATATCGAAGTAAACATCTTTGACGACAGCGAACCAGTCGATCAGGCTGATGAATACGCTGGTATGAGGAAACAATTCGCGCAAAGTGTGTTTGAGGCTGTTGCCGCCGTGCCCGTTTAAGATTACCAGATTATGGACGCCGTGGGTTTCGAGTGAATTGACCAGGTCGGTAATCAACAGGTCGAGCGTCGATGGGTTGATCGACATCGCCATCGGAAATCCCAACAGGTTGGTGTCAACGCCGTAAGGGATGGTCGGCAAAAGCGCGACGTTGGCGCCTTGCTGATGGGCGTATTCACATAGCATGTCGCCCAACAGGCCAACCGTAATGGCGTCCGTTCCATACGGAAGGTGCAGGTTATGCGGCTCGGTGGCGCCGATGGGCAAAACTGCGACCTCATACGGATGTTCTTTCACAAAACTATATTTTGTTTCTGAGAGTCTCCAGGGTTTCATTCAACGCCTCCCAAATGTGGTCACTCTTTATAACATATTATGAGAAACAATAGAATCATTACGCGTAGACATAGAATTCAAAGCGCTTTTTAACAAAAATAGAGTAGATAATTATAATTAGAGTGTTTGTCAAAAACATGTGCGGTAAGCGCGCCCGTAGAGTTCAGCGATAAATACCGTTACGGAAACGCAATCCGCACAGTATTCGGGCAACCACTATAAAAGTTTGATAAGCATTTTGTTGACGAGGAAAATAATGACAGCGACAGGTAATTTAACCTGGGTCGGTTCTATCCAACAGAACGGCGTAGTCGGAGCAGGCGGCGCGGGGTTTCCATCTTACGCAAAATTAAAAACGCCGGTTGAGT containing:
- a CDS encoding creatininase family protein, translating into MKPWRLSETKYSFVKEHPYEVAVLPIGATEPHNLHLPYGTDAITVGLLGDMLCEYAHQQGANVALLPTIPYGVDTNLLGFPMAMSINPSTLDLLITDLVNSLETHGVHNLVILNGHGGNSLKHTLRELFPHTSVFISLIDWFAVVKDVYFDIFENPDDHAGEMETSIAMHCFPELVDVSLADSGAVKSSNFEAINQGWVQITRPWDIVTTNSGVGDPSRASADKGKQVLEILKERLGTYIKELSDAEINETFPYEK